The Candidatus Omnitrophota bacterium genome includes the window GCTCGCGGAGGCGAACGTCCATATTGACGCGTCGAACGGGTCCGTGCGGGTGCAACGCAATCGCCATCAACCGTTGCAGGCCGTTGATGTCACCACGATGCCGTTTCCAGGATTTCCGACGGACATGCAAGCCCAGATGATGGCGCTGCTCGCCGTGGCCCGCGGGGTGAGCATCTTGACCGAAAAAGTGTATCCGGAGCGATTCATGCACATCGCGGAGCTCAACCGCATGGGAGCCTCGATTACGAAGGAAGGGGTCAGCGCGATCGTCAAAGGGGTGGATCGGCTCTCGGGTGCTCCGGTCGCCGGATCTGATCTGCGAGCCGCTGCCGCCCTCGTCTTAGCGGGCTTGGCGGCGGATCATGAAACCGAGCTGACCGGGGTGGAGCATTTGGAGCGCGGCTATCAAGATTTCGAAGAACAACTCTGCCGATTAGGGGCAAAAATTCAGCGAAAGGAGTCCTAGATGGTGGTGGTTCGTTTAGAGCGTCGGGGGACGAAAAAGAAGCCGCATCATCGCATTGTGGCGACAGAACGGACCCGCTCCCAAGGCGGCCGGATCCTGGAAACGTTGGGGTATTATGATCCGTCATTCAAGGAACCGCACTTTTCCTTGGATGAGTCGCGCCTGGCCTTTTGGATTTCTTCCGGCGCGCAGGTCTCCGAAGCGACCGCGCATCTCATCAAACGGTTCAAAAAGATTTCTGTCGCGGCGCTCAAACACTAACCGATGCAGATTGATGTGGTGACCATATTTCCGGAGATGTTTCCGCCGGTGCTGAATGCTTCGATCTTGAAGCGAGCTCAGGACAGCGGCATCGTCGATATCCAGGTGCACAATCTTCGCGACTATACGCATGATCAGCGGCGCACCGTGGATGATCGGCCGTATGGCGGAGGCCCTGGCATGGTGATGAAGCCGGAGCCCATCTTTGAAGCGGTCGAGGCTCTCCGAGCCAAGCGGGGCTGCGAGGCGCATCGAATCCGGCAGCCGAGGACGTGTGAAACGATTCTGTTGAGCCCGAAGGGCGAGCCGCTCTCGGCCGGCCTGGCGAAGGCGCTGGCGGCGCTAACACACGTGCTCTTGATTTGCGGCCGGTATGAAGGGGTGGATGAGCGGGTGAGGATCGGCTTGGCGGATCGGACCCTGTCCATTGGGGATTATGTGCTGACCGGCGGCGAGCTGCCGGCGATGGTGGCGATCGATGCCCTGGCGCGGTTCATCCCCGGCGTCCTCGGCCATGCCCAGGCCACCGAGGAGGAATCGTTTGCGGAAGGATGGCTGGAATATCCCCACTATACCCGACCACCGACGTACCGCGGCATGACGGTCCCAGAGGAACTCTTAAGCGGGGATCATGAGGCTGTGGCGCGCTGGCGAAAAGCCCAGGCCACCGCGCAGACCCTGGCTGTGCGCCCTGAAATGATCACGAGTCATCAATGTAATCGCTCTGCAAAATCACTGTAATCCATTATCAATGGAGGGGTAAGATGGAATGGTTGCAATGGATTCACGGCACGCCGAAAGAGAACACGGCGGCGGGCTTGCACCCTGGCGATGAGGTGCGCGTCTGGTACCGCATTTTAGAGCAGGGCAAGGAACGCCTGGGGCAGTTTGAAGGCACGGTGATCCGCACGCGAGGCGCGCGGGCGTCGAGGACGTACACGGTCAGGCGCGTGACCTTCGGCGAGGGGGTGGAGCGCGTCTTTCCCGTTGACTCAAAAACCGTGGCGAAGATCGATGTGCTGCGGCACGGACATCTTAAGCGCGCCACGCTCTACTACCTGCGGACGAAGATCGGCAAGGTGCGGGTGGAATCCACTGACGCGATGGCGACGAAGGCCGTCCGCGCGGCTTCTGAATCGAACAAGGCGGCTGAATCCGCTGCTGTTGTCGCAGAAAAGAGCACCACGACCACGTAACCGGTGATCGGCTTACGGCTTCGATGGGCGTTGTTGCTGGGGTTGATGAAGCCGGCCGAGGCCCTTGGGCCGGACCGGTCGTGGCCGCTGCAGTCATCCTTCACGTTCCACGCCTGCCCGTCCGCATCGATGATTCCAAACGGTTAACCGCCCACCAGCGTGCCGTGGCCTATGCCGCGATTCTTGAGCAGGCTGACATCGGAGTAGGCATCGTGCCGGCCGCTGAGATCGACCGAATCAACATCCTGCAGGCGACATTCATGGCGATGCAATACGCCCTCGAGCGATTGCCTCAGCGGCCGGATCTCGTCCTCGTCGACGGCCATCTCGCTCCGCCGATTGGCCTTCCATGCCGGCCGATCATCCATGGCGATCAGCGCGAGTATGTGATTAGCTGCGCCTCCATCGTCGCGAAAGTCGTGCGTGACGACCTGATGGGGTTGTATCACGAGCTGGCTCCGCAGTATGCGTTTGCTCGCCATAAAGGCTACGGGACGAGCCTGCACGCCGCCAATTTGAAACAGCATGGGCCGTCGATCTTCCACCGGCGCACGTTCCACCCCGTCCTCGATGAGTAGAAGCACGTTTCGCCAACGGTTAGGCCGTCGGGGTGAGCGAATCGCGGCGGCGCACCTCCGCGCGCAGGGCTATCAGATCGAAGAGACGAACATTCAGTTTCCCGTCGGGGAAATCGACATCCTGGCTCGCGAGGGCGCAACACTCTGCTTCGTTGAAGTGCGCTCGGCGTCCTCGGAACAGTGGGGTGGGCCGCTGGCATCGGTCACCTCGCCCAAACAGCGCCGGCTCATCCGCGCCGCCGCCTGGTATCTGAACCGCCTGCCGCAGTGGCCGCCGCAGTGCCGATTTGACGTCATCGCCATTGGCTGGCGCGGCGCTGAGGAGCCTTCAGTCGAGCTGATCCGCGGCGCCTTTGATGCCAGTTGACGACGCTCGATCGCGTTGAATCCGCCGCAGATTTCCCCTATAATAAGTGTTTCCGTATCCGTATTCATCTAACGAGGTTACGTTGCACGTTCCGTTGTCGAAATTCCTCGGTCAGGTGGCCCAACAGGGATCCTGGTATGGAGGGGGAACCGCTGCCGCGCTCGGCGTGGGTCTTTCCGCCGCCCTACTGGAGAAGCTCGCGCACCATCCCGCCGATCGGAAACGCCTGAAACAGATTCGGCAGCGAAGCCTTTGGCTCGCGGAGCGCGATGCCGCCGTCTTCGCCGGCGTCATTGCCGCTTGCCGCACCGGACGGCGCGGAACGTTTCGGCAAGCCCTGAGAGCGGCGGTTGAGGTCCCGTGCCGCGTCTATGAGGACGCGCAAGCGGTTCGTGCGCTTGGCCGCAAGATCCAACGGACGATTGCGCCGCGGCTTCAATCAGATGTGCGTTGCGCCATGGCACTCGCGGAGGCGGGGCAAGCCGGAGCGCAAGGGTTTATCAACGCCAACCTGGCGTGGCTCAACGATCGCGCCTATGCGCTGAGGATCCGACGACGGCTTCGGAGATGATCGGAGCAATGGCCGCAATCGAGTTAGAGGGAAAACCTATCGCTGAGCGCATGTTCACGCAGCTGCGGGAAGAGCTGAGCGAGCTGATTCCGCTTCGAAGTATGCCGAGACCGCAGTTACGCGTCCTCCATTTCAACTCCCAAGCCTCAACACTGTATTGGCAGGCGCAAGAGCGCACGGCCGCCAGACTCGCCATCGAAACCGTCGGCAGCCATGAGTGCGACCCGCACGTGCGTCCTGAAGACGTGGAACGCATCATTCATGCGTGGAACCAGGACCCCAAGGTGCACGGCATTTTCGTGCATCAACCGCTGCCGGAGCACGTGGATGCGCAGCGGATTTCCTCGCTGATCGACCCGACGAAAGACATCGAGGGCATCCATCCGCAGAACTCGGCGCGGCGATTCTTCGCCAAAGCCCGCATCGGCTCCTGCACCGCGCTGGCGGTCATGGAGCTCATCGAGTCGACACAGGTTGATCTGGCCGGCAAAGAAGCGGTCGTGGTGGGGCATAGCGAAATTGTCGGACGTCCGGTCAGCATGCTGCTGCTGGATACCCTTGCCACCACGACGATTTGTCACATCGGCACCGATAAGGCCGGACGGCTTGAGGAGCATGTGCGGCGGGCCGATGTGCTGGTCGTCGCCATCGGCAGGCCGCAGTTCATCAGAGGGGCTTGGATTAAGCCTGGGGCCATCGTGATCGATGTGGGCATCAATGTGGTGGGCGGCCGCGTGGTGGGCGATGTGGAGTTCGAGGCGGCCAAAACGCGCGCCGCCTTCATCACCCCGGTGCCCGGCGGGGTGGGGCCGGTGACGGTCATGATGGTCATGAAGAACACGGTTGAAGCCTTTAAGCTACAACAAAGGAATGGTGTTTGATTACACAGATTGCTAAAAGATGATGACACAGATAAATTTGCCTGAAACGGAGCGCTTTGAGCGGAAGCTCGGGAAGAAGTTCTTGGTGACCATGGAAGTCAACCCGCCGAAAGGCACTGACCTTTCGGAGATCATGAAGGCGGTTGGGCTAGTGAAGGGGCAGGTCGATGCCATCAATGTGACGGACGGCTCTGGCGCGATCATGCGGGCGTGTCCGCTGGCCGTGGCCAAGGCGGTGCTGGATGCGGGGGCTGATCCCATCTTGCAGATGACCTGCCGCGACCGCAATCGCCTCGCCCTCCAGGCGGATTTGCTGGGCGCGTCGATCTTGAGCATCCGCAATCTGCTGCTGCTGACCGGCGATGACCCGAAAGCCGGCGACCATCCGGAGGCCAAACCGGTCTTTGACATCAACTCCGCGGCCCTGATGCAGGCGGCCAAGAGGCTCACGCAGGGCAAGGATATGGCCGGCAAGGACCTCGCTGGCGCTCCAGCATTTTGCATCGGGGCGGCGGCGGATCCAGGGGCGAAAGACCTTGAGGTGGAAACCCAAAAGTTTCAGGCGAAGATCGATGGGGGCGCTGAATTTTTCCAGACGCAGGCGGTGTTTGACCCGCCTACGCTTCGCGCGTTCATGGAGCGCGTCAAGCCGTTTGGAAAGCCCGTCCTCGCCGGCATCCTCCTGGTCAAGTCCGCCAAGATGGCTCGGTACATGAATGAGCATGTCTGGGGGATCCGCGTCCCGGATGATCTCATCGCCCGCTTTGAGCAGACCAACGATGCAAAAGCCGAGTGCGTCGCGGTGACGACGGAGCTGATCCGCGCGGTGCGGGAGGTGGCGGATGGGATCCACGTCTACGCGCTGGGCTGGGAAGCGTTGGTGCCTGAGATCCTCAAGGAAGTCAAAGGAGCTGACACGAGCACACGCCGATGAATAAAACTGCTCTCAACGAGAAACACCGCGCTTTGGGCGCGAAGATGACGGACTTCCACGGCTGGGAGATGCCGTTGTATTACACCAGCATCCTCGATGAGCATCGCGCCGTGCGCCAAGCGCTTGGCATCTTTGACATCTCCCACATGGGCCAAGTACTCGTCACCGGCCCGGACGCGACGCGGACCCTGAATCATCTGATGGTGAGCGATTTTTCCCAGGTCGGGTTGAACCGCGCGTGTTATACGCTCATGCTCAATGAGCGCGGCGGCATCATCGATGATCTGATCATCTACCGCCTGGGTGAGGAGGAATTCCTCGTCATCGTGAACTGCGGCAACCGGGCGATCGATGTGGAGTGGCTGCGCGCGCATCGCCAAGGGAACACGACCGTCACCAATATCAGCGAGGAGAGGGCCATTCTGGCGATCCAAGGGCCGCTGGCCTCGCGCGTGCTCGAGACGCTGATCGACGCCAAAGTGGCCGGCCTTGGCCGGTTTGAAATCGCGCCAATCAGAACCATCGGGCCCGACGCCTGCATCGCCCGCACCGGCTACACCGGCAGCGATGGGTTTGAGCTGTTCCTTCCGAATCGGCATGCCGGTCGGCTGTGGGAGGCCACGTTGGCCGCCGGCAAACCGCAGGATGCCCATCCCGTCGGACTGGGGGCGCGAGATACCCTCCGAGTGGAAGCCGGTCTGCGTTTGTATGGCGCGGACATGGATGCGGCGACGACCCCGTGGGAAGTCGGATTGGATTGGACCGTCGCCCTCGGCAAGCCGAACTTTATCGGCAAGGACACGCTCCTGCGCCAGCGGGCGCAAGGGGTGACGCGAAAGTTTGTGGGGTTTGTGTTGCCGCAAGGCCCGGTGCCCAGGACAGGGATGGAGCTGACGGCCCCTGGCGCGGATCATCGGCGCATCGGCGCGGTCACCAGCGGCACGTTTAGCCCGATGCTGAATCAGCCGGTCGGCATGGGCTACGTGGAGCCGGCGTCGGCCGCGGTCGGAGCGCCCTTGGGCCTCACGGTGCGAGCGCAACGCTACGCGGCCGCCATCGTGAAACTGCCGTTTTGGAAGCCGGAGCGCAAACCTTCGGCGGTCTCATCACCGGCACCATCGAGTGGAACGCATCTATTGGAGAGGCTATCGTGAGATGAATATTCCCGCTGAACTTCGGTATACCAAAACCCACGAGTGGGCGCGGCAAGAGGGCACGGACGTTGCCGTTGGCATTACGTCCCATGCCCAGGAAGAGTTGCGCGACGTGGTGTTTATCGAGTTGCCGAACGTCGGAAAGGTCGTCAAACAGGGCGAGCCGGCTGCGGTCATCGAATCGGTGAAAGCGGCCTTCGATATTTACGCGCCGGTTTCAGGAGTGATCAGCCGCGCTAATGGCGCGCTCGCCAAGTCGCCTCAGGCGGTCAACCAGGATTGCTATGGGGCCGGCTGGCTCTTTGCGGTGGCTCCCAGCAACCCGGCAGAGCTCTCCTCGCTGTTGTCGGCTCAGGCGTATGAGCAGCAACTCCAGACGCCAACACCCGGACACTGAACGTGATGTGGTATTCCCAAAACACGGATGCGCAGCTGCAGGAGATGCTGCGCGCCATCGGTGTTCGCTCCTTTGCGGAGCTGATCCGCAGCGTGCCCGAAACGCTGCAGCGCCGCACCCTTGATGTCCCTGACGGCCTTGCCGAAGCCCAGGTGATTGAACTTGGCGAGCAGTTGGCTGCGCGGAATCGTTCGGTCAAGGACGTCATCTCATTCCTTGGCGCAGGGTCGTATCACCATCTGATCCCGACGGTCGTCGACGCGATCGCGGCTCGCGGCGAATGGCTCACCCCGTACACGCCGTATCAGGCTGAGGCGAGCCAGGGCACGCTCCAAGCGATCTACGAGTTTCAGACGATGATCTGCGAGCTGATGCAGATGGAGGTCTCCAACGCCTCGATGTACGATGGCGCCTCGGCGGCCGCAGAAGCCGCCGTCTTATCATTACGCGCCACGGAACGCCCGCGGTTTTTGGTGTCTGAGGCGGTCCATCCGCATGTGCGGCAAACGATGTCAACGTATCTCAGCGATGCCAGCGCGATGCTCCAAGTGATCCCCACGGTCAATGGCGTCACCGATGTCGAAGCGCTCGACAAAGCCTTGAAGGATGATGTGGCCGGTGTTCTGCTGCAGCAGCCGAACGTCTTCGGCTGTCTTGAACCCATGGCCCAAGCCGCGCAACGCGCGCATCGCGTCGGCGGGTTGTTTGTCGCGTCGGTCTACCCGGTGAGTCTCGGATTGCTGCAACCGCCTGGAGCCTATGGCGCTGATATTGCCGTGGCTGAAGGCCGTTGCCTCGGCAGCCCGATCTCCTTTGGCGGGCCGGGGCTGGGATTGTTCACGACCACACAAGCGCTGGTTCGCCGGATTCCCGGCCGGTTGGCCGGCTGCACCGTGGATCAGTCAGGCCGCCGAGGCTTCACGCTGACCCTGCAGACGCGAGAGCAGCACATCCGCCGGGAGAAAGCGACGTCGAATATTTGCACAAACGAGGGCTGGCTCGCACTTCGGGCCACGATTTTTCTCAGCGTGCTCGGCTCGCACGGCATGCGAGAGCTGGCACAGCTCAACCTTGAGAAAGCCCATTACGCGCAGAGACGGCTGAGTGAGATCCCATGGATCGCGCCGGCGTTTGATCAGCCGTTCTTCAACGAATTCACGCTTCAGTACGATGAAAAGGTGAATGTGGTTCGCCTCAACCGTCGGTTAGCCGCCAAAGGCGTCGTTGGCGGGCTGCCACTGGCTCAATGGTATCCCCACATGCCGCACGCCGCCCTCTGGTGCGTGACGGAAACCATGACGAAAGACGCCATCGACAGGACCGTTGGCGCCCTGAAGGCGTTGGTCTGATGGCCGAGCCGTTGATTTTTGAGCAGTCGGTTCCGGGGCGGCGCGGTTATCTCTTGCCGCCCAGCGGCGTTCCCGCCCTGGCTGCTGCCGACGCATGGCCTGATGAGGCGCTGCGGCCGATCCCGCCGCCGCTGCCTGAGGTCGCGGAGTTTGATGTCGTGCGGCATTACACGCGGTTGTCGCAACTCAACTTCTCGGTTGATACGAATTGTTATCCGCTTGGGTCCTGCACGATGAAGTACAACCCGAAGCTCAATGAGCGCATTGCCGCGATTCCGGGGCTGGCGTATGTGCATCCGCTGCAGCCCGAAGCGCATGTGCAGGGAACGCTGCAGCTGCTGTATGAATTAGAGCAATTGCTGTGCGCTATCACCGGCATGGGCGCCTTCACCCTCCAGCCAGCCGCAGGCGCCCAGGGGGAATTGACCGGGCTGAAAATCATCGCCGCGTACCACCGGCGCAAACGGCACCGCGATCGCACCGTCATTCTGATCCCTGATTCAGCGCATGGCACCAACCCCGCCTCTGCGGCGCTGGCTGGCTTCACCGTGGAAAAACTTCACACAGGACCCAACGGCCTGCTCGATGTTCAGGAGTTGCAGCAGAAGCTCACCCGGCATGTGGCCGCTTTGATGCTCACGAATCCCAACACGCTGGGGTTGTTTGAGCGCGATATCGCGGCCATCACCGCCATGCTGCATGAGCAAGACGCGCTGGTGTACATGGATGGCGCGAACATGAACGCGTTGCTCGGTGTGGCGCGGCCGGGGGAGATGGGCGTCGACCTCTTGCAACTGAATCTGCATAAGACGTTTTCAACACCGCATGGCGGGGGCGGACCGGGAGCCGGTCCGGTCGGCGTGCGAACGTCGCTGGAAGAGTTTTTGCCGGTGCCTCGCGTGGTGAAGAAGGGCCGGCACTTTGCCATGACGGCCCGAAGCCGAGCCACGGTGGGCCGCGTGCATGGATGGTTCGGCAATGTCGGCGTGCTGATCCGCGCCTATGCCTATATTCGCACGCTGGGCCGCGAAGGGCTGATCCGCGCAGGGGAAACGGCGATCATCAATGCGAATTACCTTAAGGCGAAAATCAACGACGCCTACGCGATTCCGTATGATCAGCCGTGCATGCATGAGTTTATTGCGAGTGCGACGCCGCTGAAAGCGCATGGTGTGACGGCGGGCGATGTGGCCAAGCGGCTCCTCGATTACGGCTTTTACGCGCCGACGGTGTACTTCCCGCTCATCGTGGCCGAGGCCTTGATGATCGAGCCGACCGAAACCGAATCCAAGGAGACGCTGGATCGGTTCGCCGAGGCCTTGGTGCGAATCGCCAAAGAAGCCGCAGAGACCCCGGATGTGGTCAAGCGCGCGCCCTCTCGGATGCCGGTTGAGCGATTGGATGAAGTGAAGGCGGCGCGGGAGCCGAATTTGCGATGGACCGCAGAGCAACACACAGCCGTGAGTGGCGGCTGAGTGTTGATGAGCCTCGCACCGCCGCAGCGCATATGGCCTGCGATGCGCGGTTGGCGGCTGAGGCGATAGGCACGGCGCGATTCTTTCAGTGGAATCCGCCCGCGGTATCGTTGGGTTTTAAGCAGCCGCGGCCAACATGGATTGAGACGATCGACCATGGACCATGGACCATCGACATTGTTGAGCGGCCAACTGGCGGCGGGATCGCCTTTCACGGCAGCGACGTGTCAATCTCGGTGGTCTGGCCTCGCGAAGGCGCAGAGCACCTTCATGACATCATGCAGATGATCACGGACAGCGCGGTGGAGTGCTGCCGTCAGTTCGGCGTCGTGGCCGACGCGGTGCTCGAACAGCCGGCTCAGGAGCCGATCACCTACTGTTTGGCGCAACCAAGCTCATACGCCGTCATGGTGGATCACCGCAAAATCGCCGGCTTTGCCATCCGCCGCTATCCCGCAAGCTGGCTGATCCAAGGATCATTGCTGGTGCGAGCACTGCCTCCCATCGTGAGCGCGCTGCTGCCGGACGACGTTCAGACTGTCCTCGCGCATCGCGCGACGGCGTTGAGCGATCTCGATGATCAGGTCAGCGTAGGGATGGTGATGGAGGCCTGGCCACGTCAATATCAACGAACAACGGGAAAGGGGCTGGAATGATTACCACGGTGGTGGGGAACTATCCGAAAGTCGCCGATGGGGCGTATTCATCGAAACTCCGCAGCGCTCGAGATCGGTGGGAGCGGAACGAGCTCACCGATGCGCAACTGAAGGCCGTTGAAGACGAGGTCACTCGGGCGGTGATCGCCGAGCAAGAGCAGGCCGGAGTCGATGTGCTCACCGATGGGCAGATCCGATGGGATGATCTGCTGCGGCCGTTGGCCACCCACATTGACGGGTTTGCCATCCAACAGCGTCTTGAGCGGTGGTTCGACAATAATGTCCTGTTCCGGCGCCCGATTCTGAAGCGCAAGCCGTCCTGGCCCGGCCCGAGGTTCGTCAATGAGTACCGTTTTGCGAGCCACTGCACGAAGAAACCGGTCAAGGCGGTGCTGCCAGGGCCGTATACGTTTGCGACATGGTGCGAGGATCAGTACTTTGCGTCCAAGTCGAAACTCACCCTGGCCTTGGCCGAGATGCTGAACCAGGAAGCCAAGGCGCTGGCTCAGGCCGGAGCCTCGCTGATTCAATTTGATGAGCCATCGATCGGCTTCGGCAAAACCGATGCCAGGCTCGCCGTTGAAGGATTGCGGCGCGCCACGCAAGGCGTCTCGGCGACGACGGCCGTCTACACCTATTTCGGCGCGGTGAATGGGTGGCTGCCGGCGTTGATGCGAGCTCCCGTGGACATCATCGGCATTGATGTGGTGTCCGACCCGAAGGCGCTGTCGGCCTTGAAACGGGCGAAGATCACGAAAGCGCTCGCCATTGGCTGTCTTGATGCGCGCAACACGAAATTAGAGTCGGTCAAAGAGCTGCATGCGATCTTTCGCGCGGTCGCGCCGTTGGTCCCGTCGGATCAGCTGTATATCAATCCCAATTGTGGATTGGAATTTCTCCCGCATACGCAGGCCCTGGCGAAAATCCGCCGACTGGTCGAAGCGGTTCACGCATTTCGCGGATAAGGCCGAGCGCCCAACGCGCTCGGCATTCCGCCCCGGCCCTGATGGCCGGGGCTTCAGAGACAGAGGAGGAAATAGTGATGTTGCTCACGACATCTGTTGGGAGCATGCCGAAACCCGCCTATCTTGAGGAGGCGCGGAAACAGCACCGTCGCGGCGAGCTGAACGCCACGCAGCTGCATGCGTTGGAAGAGCAAGCCACGCGCGAGTGGATCAAGATCCAGGAGGATCTTGGCATCGATATTCTTGTGGACGGCGAGCAATACCGCGGCGATATGGCCGCCTACTTCGCCGAGCACTTCAGCGGGTTTCATGCCAACACCGAACTCGTGCGCTCCTATGGCAACCGGTACTACCGCAAGCCGATTATCGTCGGCAAGATTACGCGCGCCAAGCCCATCACGGTGGGGTGGTGGAACTTTGCGCAGCGCCTCACCGACCGGCCGGTCAAAGGGATGCTGACCGGGCCCTATACCATCATGGATTGGTCGTTCAACGAATACTATCCCTCCCGCCGCGCGGCGGCCTTAGCGCTCGCCAAGGTCATTCACGATGAGGCGAAGGATTTGGAGCTCGCCGGCGCGCAATACATCCAGATCGATGAGCCGGCCATCTCCGTTCGGCCGTCAGAAATGGATCTGGCGATCGAAGCCTTAGGCGTGGTGACGAAAGGGCTCAAGGCCAAA containing:
- a CDS encoding bifunctional 5,10-methylenetetrahydrofolate dehydrogenase/5,10-methenyltetrahydrofolate cyclohydrolase, whose product is MIGAMAAIELEGKPIAERMFTQLREELSELIPLRSMPRPQLRVLHFNSQASTLYWQAQERTAARLAIETVGSHECDPHVRPEDVERIIHAWNQDPKVHGIFVHQPLPEHVDAQRISSLIDPTKDIEGIHPQNSARRFFAKARIGSCTALAVMELIESTQVDLAGKEAVVVGHSEIVGRPVSMLLLDTLATTTICHIGTDKAGRLEEHVRRADVLVVAIGRPQFIRGAWIKPGAIVIDVGINVVGGRVVGDVEFEAAKTRAAFITPVPGGVGPVTVMMVMKNTVEAFKLQQRNGV
- a CDS encoding YraN family protein, whose translation is MSRSTFRQRLGRRGERIAAAHLRAQGYQIEETNIQFPVGEIDILAREGATLCFVEVRSASSEQWGGPLASVTSPKQRRLIRAAAWYLNRLPQWPPQCRFDVIAIGWRGAEEPSVELIRGAFDAS
- the gcvT gene encoding glycine cleavage system aminomethyltransferase GcvT, with the protein product MNKTALNEKHRALGAKMTDFHGWEMPLYYTSILDEHRAVRQALGIFDISHMGQVLVTGPDATRTLNHLMVSDFSQVGLNRACYTLMLNERGGIIDDLIIYRLGEEEFLVIVNCGNRAIDVEWLRAHRQGNTTVTNISEERAILAIQGPLASRVLETLIDAKVAGLGRFEIAPIRTIGPDACIARTGYTGSDGFELFLPNRHAGRLWEATLAAGKPQDAHPVGLGARDTLRVEAGLRLYGADMDAATTPWEVGLDWTVALGKPNFIGKDTLLRQRAQGVTRKFVGFVLPQGPVPRTGMELTAPGADHRRIGAVTSGTFSPMLNQPVGMGYVEPASAAVGAPLGLTVRAQRYAAAIVKLPFWKPERKPSAVSSPAPSSGTHLLERLS
- a CDS encoding ribonuclease HII; protein product: MGVVAGVDEAGRGPWAGPVVAAAVILHVPRLPVRIDDSKRLTAHQRAVAYAAILEQADIGVGIVPAAEIDRINILQATFMAMQYALERLPQRPDLVLVDGHLAPPIGLPCRPIIHGDQREYVISCASIVAKVVRDDLMGLYHELAPQYAFARHKGYGTSLHAANLKQHGPSIFHRRTFHPVLDE
- a CDS encoding cyclodeaminase/cyclohydrolase family protein → MHVPLSKFLGQVAQQGSWYGGGTAAALGVGLSAALLEKLAHHPADRKRLKQIRQRSLWLAERDAAVFAGVIAACRTGRRGTFRQALRAAVEVPCRVYEDAQAVRALGRKIQRTIAPRLQSDVRCAMALAEAGQAGAQGFINANLAWLNDRAYALRIRRRLRR
- a CDS encoding methylenetetrahydrofolate reductase; translation: MTQINLPETERFERKLGKKFLVTMEVNPPKGTDLSEIMKAVGLVKGQVDAINVTDGSGAIMRACPLAVAKAVLDAGADPILQMTCRDRNRLALQADLLGASILSIRNLLLLTGDDPKAGDHPEAKPVFDINSAALMQAAKRLTQGKDMAGKDLAGAPAFCIGAAADPGAKDLEVETQKFQAKIDGGAEFFQTQAVFDPPTLRAFMERVKPFGKPVLAGILLVKSAKMARYMNEHVWGIRVPDDLIARFEQTNDAKAECVAVTTELIRAVREVADGIHVYALGWEALVPEILKEVKGADTSTRR
- the trmD gene encoding tRNA (guanosine(37)-N1)-methyltransferase TrmD; this translates as MQIDVVTIFPEMFPPVLNASILKRAQDSGIVDIQVHNLRDYTHDQRRTVDDRPYGGGPGMVMKPEPIFEAVEALRAKRGCEAHRIRQPRTCETILLSPKGEPLSAGLAKALAALTHVLLICGRYEGVDERVRIGLADRTLSIGDYVLTGGELPAMVAIDALARFIPGVLGHAQATEEESFAEGWLEYPHYTRPPTYRGMTVPEELLSGDHEAVARWRKAQATAQTLAVRPEMITSHQCNRSAKSL
- the gcvPA gene encoding aminomethyl-transferring glycine dehydrogenase subunit GcvPA — its product is MWYSQNTDAQLQEMLRAIGVRSFAELIRSVPETLQRRTLDVPDGLAEAQVIELGEQLAARNRSVKDVISFLGAGSYHHLIPTVVDAIAARGEWLTPYTPYQAEASQGTLQAIYEFQTMICELMQMEVSNASMYDGASAAAEAAVLSLRATERPRFLVSEAVHPHVRQTMSTYLSDASAMLQVIPTVNGVTDVEALDKALKDDVAGVLLQQPNVFGCLEPMAQAAQRAHRVGGLFVASVYPVSLGLLQPPGAYGADIAVAEGRCLGSPISFGGPGLGLFTTTQALVRRIPGRLAGCTVDQSGRRGFTLTLQTREQHIRREKATSNICTNEGWLALRATIFLSVLGSHGMRELAQLNLEKAHYAQRRLSEIPWIAPAFDQPFFNEFTLQYDEKVNVVRLNRRLAAKGVVGGLPLAQWYPHMPHAALWCVTETMTKDAIDRTVGALKALV
- the gcvH gene encoding glycine cleavage system protein GcvH, with the protein product MNIPAELRYTKTHEWARQEGTDVAVGITSHAQEELRDVVFIELPNVGKVVKQGEPAAVIESVKAAFDIYAPVSGVISRANGALAKSPQAVNQDCYGAGWLFAVAPSNPAELSSLLSAQAYEQQLQTPTPGH
- the gcvPB gene encoding aminomethyl-transferring glycine dehydrogenase subunit GcvPB, with translation MAEPLIFEQSVPGRRGYLLPPSGVPALAAADAWPDEALRPIPPPLPEVAEFDVVRHYTRLSQLNFSVDTNCYPLGSCTMKYNPKLNERIAAIPGLAYVHPLQPEAHVQGTLQLLYELEQLLCAITGMGAFTLQPAAGAQGELTGLKIIAAYHRRKRHRDRTVILIPDSAHGTNPASAALAGFTVEKLHTGPNGLLDVQELQQKLTRHVAALMLTNPNTLGLFERDIAAITAMLHEQDALVYMDGANMNALLGVARPGEMGVDLLQLNLHKTFSTPHGGGGPGAGPVGVRTSLEEFLPVPRVVKKGRHFAMTARSRATVGRVHGWFGNVGVLIRAYAYIRTLGREGLIRAGETAIINANYLKAKINDAYAIPYDQPCMHEFIASATPLKAHGVTAGDVAKRLLDYGFYAPTVYFPLIVAEALMIEPTETESKETLDRFAEALVRIAKEAAETPDVVKRAPSRMPVERLDEVKAAREPNLRWTAEQHTAVSGG
- the rplS gene encoding 50S ribosomal protein L19, translating into MEWLQWIHGTPKENTAAGLHPGDEVRVWYRILEQGKERLGQFEGTVIRTRGARASRTYTVRRVTFGEGVERVFPVDSKTVAKIDVLRHGHLKRATLYYLRTKIGKVRVESTDAMATKAVRAASESNKAAESAAVVAEKSTTTT
- the rpsP gene encoding 30S ribosomal protein S16, translated to MVVVRLERRGTKKKPHHRIVATERTRSQGGRILETLGYYDPSFKEPHFSLDESRLAFWISSGAQVSEATAHLIKRFKKISVAALKH